In one Triplophysa dalaica isolate WHDGS20190420 chromosome 9, ASM1584641v1, whole genome shotgun sequence genomic region, the following are encoded:
- the ulk2 gene encoding serine/threonine-protein kinase ULK2 isoform X1: METAGDFEYSRKDLIGHGAFAVVFKGRHKKKNDWEVAIKSINKKNLSKSQILLGKEIKILKELQHENIVALYDVQEMPSSVFLVMEYCNGGDLADYLQAKGTLREDTLRVFLQQIAAAMRILNSKGIIHRDLKPQNILLSYTGRKKSGISGIRIKIADFGFARYLQSNMMAATLCGSPMYMAPEVIMSQNYDAKADLWSIGTVIYQCLVGKPPFQANSPQDLRMFYEKNKTLVPNIPRETSPHLQSLLLGLLQRNQKDRMDFDAFFIHPFMDPTSTIKKSCPVPVPKCPGLVSDSTCGSSPSCRYISPPSLPDMQILPEDVLSSPPLGHPNYLQLSKESGGSTSSKNSSCDTDDFVLVPHLSGEQSYDLPMGAVGRRPSSEFLLCGGQPQPSAGQTPMVSPRSETTPIPVPTQVRNYQRIKQNLSSSPTTTLYGSPRSGTVRRSNTSPMGFPKMVSGSPSAADTAQTIGRRLSTGSSRPYSPSPLVGTIPEQLGHCCCGHPQSHEARSRSSSGGSHGPSSQLLGARLHSAPTLTDIYQNRQKLHKQLSDPVHPTSSAYPTSHSPQLSRPGNLGTSPTKHLGSSPRTSDWLTKSPLPTIIGSPTKVSAPFKIPKTQASCNLLALGSQQGIPENPNPTKIRDLCAHHCLAYPSSRQSAPEASKTSFGRSVSAGRLSEQPVRITLGGQPYQGSTDSLNTERPMDTAPAGTFGLPVGGASPRQVVFTVGSPPNSSTPPTCSHLASRPRTTSVGSNSSAGSLCSTSGKVYMGSPPGMTVGSSPPGAEAGPSSLRYVPYGTSPPSLEGFITFEAPELPEETLMEREHTDTLMHLRMMLSFADCVLEIASLRAGGQDLSASASSLYAPQDSVVVDQISQLSKEWRQMEQLVLYMKAAQLLASSLHLAKAQIKSGKLNPSTAVKQVIKSLNERYKSCIPLCRRLTDKLNHFFSDKQQIVDEINSVTAEKLIYNHAVEMVQSAALDEMFQHTEDIAYRYNKSSLLLEGLLKILQDPADIENVMKYKASVDRRISALCYCTVTLYE; encoded by the exons gaAATGCCAAGTTCTGTGTTCCTGGTTATGGAG TACTGTAATGGAGGAGACCTGGCAGACTATTTGCAAG CCAAGGGCACGCTGAGAGAGGACACACTAAGGGTCTTTCTACAGCAGATTGCAGCAGCCATGCGGATCCTCAACAGCAAGGGGATCATTCACAGAGACCTCAAACCTCAGAACATTCTTCTGTCCTATACAGGCCGCAAGAAATCCGGCATCAGCGGCATACGCATCAAGATTG CTGACTTTGGTTTCGCAAGATATCTCCAGAGCAACATGATGGCCGCCACATTATGTGGATCACCGATGTACATG GCCCCAGAGGTGATCATGTCCCAGAACTACGATGCTAAAGCGGACCTGTGGAGCATTGGGACTGTCATTTACCAGTGCCTGGTGGGAAAGCCACCATTCCAg GCGAACAGTCCCCAAGACTTGAGgatgttttatgaaaagaacAAGACTCTTGTGCCAAA CATCCCAAGAGAAACGTCTCCTCATCTACAATCTCTGCTTCTGGGTCTGCTTCAGAGGAACCAGAAGGACCGTATGGATTTTG ATGCTTTCTTTATTCATCCTTTCATGGACCCAACAtcaactataaaaaaat CATGCCCTGTGCCAGTGCCTAAATGTCCTGGCTTGGTCTCAGACAGCACGTGTGGCAGCTCTCCATCCTGTCGTTATATCTCTCCTCCA TCACTACCAGACATGCAGATTCTCCCTGAGGACGTGCTGTCTTCTCCTCCTCTTGGCCATCCCAACTACCTGCAGCTGTCCAAAGAGTCGGGTGGCAGCACCAGCAGCAAGAACTCCTCATGTGATACTGATGACTTTGTGCTGGTGCCGCATCTCTCTGGAGAGCAGTCCT ATGACCTTCCGATGGGGGCTGTTGGTCGCAGGCCGTCCAGTGAATTCCTATTGTGTGGAGG GCAGCCTCAGCCATCTGCTGGACAGACTCCAATGGTGTCACCGCGAAGCGAGACCACCCCCATACCTGTGCCCACACAGGTACGAAACTACCAGCGTATCAAGCAGAATCTCTCCAGCAGCCCAACAACTACACTTTACGGCTCTCCCAG GTCAGGCACAGTGCGCCGCTCCAACACTAGCCCCATGGGCTTCCCTAAAATGGTTTCTGGGTCTCCCAGTGCGGCAGACACAGCACAAACCATAGGGCGACGTCTTTCAACAGGCAGCTCTCGACCTTACTCCCCCTCTCCACTAG TGGGGACTATTCCTGAACAACTCGGCCACTGCTGCTGCGGACATCCCCAAAGCCACGAGGCACGCAGTCGCAGTTCTTCAGGCG GTTCCCATGGACCCTCCTCTCAACTACTAGGAGCTCGTCTTCACAGCGCGCCCACGCTAACTGACATCTACCAGAATAGGCAAAAGCTACATAAGCAGCTGTCTGACCCAGTACACCCCACCTCATCCGCCTACCCCACCAGCCACTCCCCGCAGCTCAGTCGCCCCGGCAACCTGGGTACCTCACCAACCAAACACCTTGGCTCCTCTCCTCGGACCTCTGACTGGTTAACCAAGTCGCCTCTACCCACCATTATTGGCTCTCCAACTAag GTATCTGCTCCCTTCAAAATCCCTAAAACTCAAGCTTCATGCAATCTTCTTGCCCTGGGATCTCAGCAGGGTATACCCGAGAACCCCAACCCAACTAAAATACGTGACCTCTGTGCTCATCATTGCTTGGCGTATCCTAGCAGCCGCCAATCAGCGCCCGAGGCCAGCAAGACTTCCTTTGGCAG GTCTGTGAGTGCTGGACGACTATCTGAACAGCCAGTAAGAATCACTTTGGGAGGACAGCCATACCAGGGCAGCACAGATAGCCTCAACACAGAGAGACCTATGGACACAG CACCGGCAGGGACTTTCGGTTTGCCGGTGGGCGGGGCGAGTCCCCGCCAGGTTGTGTTCACGGTGGGCTCACCCCCCAATAGCAGCACCCCTCCCACGTGTAGCCATCTCGCCTCCCGCCCGCGCACCACCTCAG TAGGCTCCAACAGCTCAGCAGGCTCCTTGTGCTCCACCAGTGGAAAGGTGTATATGGGCTCTCCCCCGGGTATGACTGTCGGCAGCTCCCCGCCTGGAGCTGAAGCAGGTCCAAGCAGTTTGCGCTACGTCCCTTATGGCACCTCCCCACCCAGCTTGGAAGGATTCATCACCTTTGAAGCACCGGAACTGCCGGAGGAGACACTAATGGAG CGCGAGCACACGGACACTCTGATGCACCTACGCATGATGCTATCCTTCGCTGACTGCGTGCTAGAGATCGCTTCTCTTCGGGCCGGAGGGCAAGATTTAAGTGCGTCTGCTTCCTCGCTTTATGCACCTCAGGACAGCGTGGTAGTGGATCAGATCAGCCAGCTTAGCAAGGAGTGGAG GCAGATGGAGCAGTTGGTGTTGTACATGAAAGCCGCACAGCTGCTGGCCTCCTCGCTACACTTGGCCAAGGCTCAGATCAAGTCTGGCAAGCTCAATCCATCCACGGCTGTCAAACAAG TGATAAAAAGTCTGAATGAGCGGTACAAAAGTTGCATTCCTCTGTGCCGCCGCCTCACGGACAAACTGAACCACTTCTTCTCCGATAAGCAGCAAATCGTCGACGAGATCAACAGCGTGACGGCGGAGAAGCTCATATATAACCATGCTGTAGAGATG GTGCAGTCAGCGGCACTAGATGAGATGTTCCAGCACACAGAAGACATTGCGTATCGCTACAACAAATCCTCGCTGCTTTTAGAAGGCCTGTTGAAGATTCTCCAAGATCCAGCTGATATTGAAAATGTCATGAAAT ACAAGGCAAGCGTGGACCGGAGGATCTCTGCTTTGTGTTACTGCACCGTTACCCTGTATGAATAA
- the ulk2 gene encoding serine/threonine-protein kinase ULK2 isoform X2, with the protein METAGDFEYSRKDLIGHGAFAVVFKGRHKKKNDWEVAIKSINKKNLSKSQILLGKEIKILKELQHENIVALYDVQEMPSSVFLVMEYCNGGDLADYLQAKGTLREDTLRVFLQQIAAAMRILNSKGIIHRDLKPQNILLSYTGRKKSGISGIRIKIADFGFARYLQSNMMAATLCGSPMYMAPEVIMSQNYDAKADLWSIGTVIYQCLVGKPPFQANSPQDLRMFYEKNKTLVPNIPRETSPHLQSLLLGLLQRNQKDRMDFDAFFIHPFMDPTSTIKKSCPVPVPKCPGLVSDSTCGSSPSCRYISPPSLPDMQILPEDVLSSPPLGHPNYLQLSKESGGSTSSKNSSCDTDDFVLVPHLSGEQSYDLPMGAVGRRPSSEFLLCGGQPQPSAGQTPMVSPRSETTPIPVPTQVRNYQRIKQNLSSSPTTTLYGSPRSGTVRRSNTSPMGFPKMVSGSPSAADTAQTIGRRLSTGSSRPYSPSPLVGTIPEQLGHCCCGHPQSHEARSRSSSGGSHGPSSQLLGARLHSAPTLTDIYQNRQKLHKQLSDPVHPTSSAYPTSHSPQLSRPGNLGTSPTKHLGSSPRTSDWLTKSPLPTIIGSPTKVSAPFKIPKTQASCNLLALGSQQGIPENPNPTKIRDLCAHHCLAYPSSRQSAPEASKTSFGRSVSAGRLSEQPVRITLGGQPYQGSTDSLNTERPMDTAPAGTFGLPVGGASPRQVVFTVGSPPNSSTPPTCSHLASRPRTTSGSNSSAGSLCSTSGKVYMGSPPGMTVGSSPPGAEAGPSSLRYVPYGTSPPSLEGFITFEAPELPEETLMEREHTDTLMHLRMMLSFADCVLEIASLRAGGQDLSASASSLYAPQDSVVVDQISQLSKEWRQMEQLVLYMKAAQLLASSLHLAKAQIKSGKLNPSTAVKQVIKSLNERYKSCIPLCRRLTDKLNHFFSDKQQIVDEINSVTAEKLIYNHAVEMVQSAALDEMFQHTEDIAYRYNKSSLLLEGLLKILQDPADIENVMKYKASVDRRISALCYCTVTLYE; encoded by the exons gaAATGCCAAGTTCTGTGTTCCTGGTTATGGAG TACTGTAATGGAGGAGACCTGGCAGACTATTTGCAAG CCAAGGGCACGCTGAGAGAGGACACACTAAGGGTCTTTCTACAGCAGATTGCAGCAGCCATGCGGATCCTCAACAGCAAGGGGATCATTCACAGAGACCTCAAACCTCAGAACATTCTTCTGTCCTATACAGGCCGCAAGAAATCCGGCATCAGCGGCATACGCATCAAGATTG CTGACTTTGGTTTCGCAAGATATCTCCAGAGCAACATGATGGCCGCCACATTATGTGGATCACCGATGTACATG GCCCCAGAGGTGATCATGTCCCAGAACTACGATGCTAAAGCGGACCTGTGGAGCATTGGGACTGTCATTTACCAGTGCCTGGTGGGAAAGCCACCATTCCAg GCGAACAGTCCCCAAGACTTGAGgatgttttatgaaaagaacAAGACTCTTGTGCCAAA CATCCCAAGAGAAACGTCTCCTCATCTACAATCTCTGCTTCTGGGTCTGCTTCAGAGGAACCAGAAGGACCGTATGGATTTTG ATGCTTTCTTTATTCATCCTTTCATGGACCCAACAtcaactataaaaaaat CATGCCCTGTGCCAGTGCCTAAATGTCCTGGCTTGGTCTCAGACAGCACGTGTGGCAGCTCTCCATCCTGTCGTTATATCTCTCCTCCA TCACTACCAGACATGCAGATTCTCCCTGAGGACGTGCTGTCTTCTCCTCCTCTTGGCCATCCCAACTACCTGCAGCTGTCCAAAGAGTCGGGTGGCAGCACCAGCAGCAAGAACTCCTCATGTGATACTGATGACTTTGTGCTGGTGCCGCATCTCTCTGGAGAGCAGTCCT ATGACCTTCCGATGGGGGCTGTTGGTCGCAGGCCGTCCAGTGAATTCCTATTGTGTGGAGG GCAGCCTCAGCCATCTGCTGGACAGACTCCAATGGTGTCACCGCGAAGCGAGACCACCCCCATACCTGTGCCCACACAGGTACGAAACTACCAGCGTATCAAGCAGAATCTCTCCAGCAGCCCAACAACTACACTTTACGGCTCTCCCAG GTCAGGCACAGTGCGCCGCTCCAACACTAGCCCCATGGGCTTCCCTAAAATGGTTTCTGGGTCTCCCAGTGCGGCAGACACAGCACAAACCATAGGGCGACGTCTTTCAACAGGCAGCTCTCGACCTTACTCCCCCTCTCCACTAG TGGGGACTATTCCTGAACAACTCGGCCACTGCTGCTGCGGACATCCCCAAAGCCACGAGGCACGCAGTCGCAGTTCTTCAGGCG GTTCCCATGGACCCTCCTCTCAACTACTAGGAGCTCGTCTTCACAGCGCGCCCACGCTAACTGACATCTACCAGAATAGGCAAAAGCTACATAAGCAGCTGTCTGACCCAGTACACCCCACCTCATCCGCCTACCCCACCAGCCACTCCCCGCAGCTCAGTCGCCCCGGCAACCTGGGTACCTCACCAACCAAACACCTTGGCTCCTCTCCTCGGACCTCTGACTGGTTAACCAAGTCGCCTCTACCCACCATTATTGGCTCTCCAACTAag GTATCTGCTCCCTTCAAAATCCCTAAAACTCAAGCTTCATGCAATCTTCTTGCCCTGGGATCTCAGCAGGGTATACCCGAGAACCCCAACCCAACTAAAATACGTGACCTCTGTGCTCATCATTGCTTGGCGTATCCTAGCAGCCGCCAATCAGCGCCCGAGGCCAGCAAGACTTCCTTTGGCAG GTCTGTGAGTGCTGGACGACTATCTGAACAGCCAGTAAGAATCACTTTGGGAGGACAGCCATACCAGGGCAGCACAGATAGCCTCAACACAGAGAGACCTATGGACACAG CACCGGCAGGGACTTTCGGTTTGCCGGTGGGCGGGGCGAGTCCCCGCCAGGTTGTGTTCACGGTGGGCTCACCCCCCAATAGCAGCACCCCTCCCACGTGTAGCCATCTCGCCTCCCGCCCGCGCACCACCTCAG GCTCCAACAGCTCAGCAGGCTCCTTGTGCTCCACCAGTGGAAAGGTGTATATGGGCTCTCCCCCGGGTATGACTGTCGGCAGCTCCCCGCCTGGAGCTGAAGCAGGTCCAAGCAGTTTGCGCTACGTCCCTTATGGCACCTCCCCACCCAGCTTGGAAGGATTCATCACCTTTGAAGCACCGGAACTGCCGGAGGAGACACTAATGGAG CGCGAGCACACGGACACTCTGATGCACCTACGCATGATGCTATCCTTCGCTGACTGCGTGCTAGAGATCGCTTCTCTTCGGGCCGGAGGGCAAGATTTAAGTGCGTCTGCTTCCTCGCTTTATGCACCTCAGGACAGCGTGGTAGTGGATCAGATCAGCCAGCTTAGCAAGGAGTGGAG GCAGATGGAGCAGTTGGTGTTGTACATGAAAGCCGCACAGCTGCTGGCCTCCTCGCTACACTTGGCCAAGGCTCAGATCAAGTCTGGCAAGCTCAATCCATCCACGGCTGTCAAACAAG TGATAAAAAGTCTGAATGAGCGGTACAAAAGTTGCATTCCTCTGTGCCGCCGCCTCACGGACAAACTGAACCACTTCTTCTCCGATAAGCAGCAAATCGTCGACGAGATCAACAGCGTGACGGCGGAGAAGCTCATATATAACCATGCTGTAGAGATG GTGCAGTCAGCGGCACTAGATGAGATGTTCCAGCACACAGAAGACATTGCGTATCGCTACAACAAATCCTCGCTGCTTTTAGAAGGCCTGTTGAAGATTCTCCAAGATCCAGCTGATATTGAAAATGTCATGAAAT ACAAGGCAAGCGTGGACCGGAGGATCTCTGCTTTGTGTTACTGCACCGTTACCCTGTATGAATAA
- the ulk2 gene encoding serine/threonine-protein kinase ULK2 isoform X3, whose protein sequence is METAGDFEYSRKDLIGHGAFAVVFKGRHKKKNDWEVAIKSINKKNLSKSQILLGKEIKILKELQHENIVALYDVQEMPSSVFLVMEYCNGGDLADYLQAKGTLREDTLRVFLQQIAAAMRILNSKGIIHRDLKPQNILLSYTGRKKSGISGIRIKIADFGFARYLQSNMMAATLCGSPMYMAPEVIMSQNYDAKADLWSIGTVIYQCLVGKPPFQANSPQDLRMFYEKNKTLVPNIPRETSPHLQSLLLGLLQRNQKDRMDFDAFFIHPFMDPTSTIKKSCPVPVPKCPGLVSDSTCGSSPSCRYISPPSLPDMQILPEDVLSSPPLGHPNYLQLSKESGGSTSSKNSSCDTDDFVLVPHLSGEQSYDLPMGAVGRRPSSEFLLCGGQPQPSAGQTPMVSPRSETTPIPVPTQVRNYQRIKQNLSSSPTTTLYGSPRSGTVRRSNTSPMGFPKMVSGSPSAADTAQTIGRRLSTGSSRPYSPSPLVGTIPEQLGHCCCGHPQSHEARSRSSSGGSHGPSSQLLGARLHSAPTLTDIYQNRQKLHKQLSDPVHPTSSAYPTSHSPQLSRPGNLGTSPTKHLGSSPRTSDWLTKSPLPTIIGSPTKVSAPFKIPKTQASCNLLALGSQQGIPENPNPTKIRDLCAHHCLAYPSSRQSAPEASKTSFGRSVSAGRLSEQPVRITLGGQPYQGSTDSLNTERPMDTVGSNSSAGSLCSTSGKVYMGSPPGMTVGSSPPGAEAGPSSLRYVPYGTSPPSLEGFITFEAPELPEETLMEREHTDTLMHLRMMLSFADCVLEIASLRAGGQDLSASASSLYAPQDSVVVDQISQLSKEWRQMEQLVLYMKAAQLLASSLHLAKAQIKSGKLNPSTAVKQVIKSLNERYKSCIPLCRRLTDKLNHFFSDKQQIVDEINSVTAEKLIYNHAVEMVQSAALDEMFQHTEDIAYRYNKSSLLLEGLLKILQDPADIENVMKYKASVDRRISALCYCTVTLYE, encoded by the exons gaAATGCCAAGTTCTGTGTTCCTGGTTATGGAG TACTGTAATGGAGGAGACCTGGCAGACTATTTGCAAG CCAAGGGCACGCTGAGAGAGGACACACTAAGGGTCTTTCTACAGCAGATTGCAGCAGCCATGCGGATCCTCAACAGCAAGGGGATCATTCACAGAGACCTCAAACCTCAGAACATTCTTCTGTCCTATACAGGCCGCAAGAAATCCGGCATCAGCGGCATACGCATCAAGATTG CTGACTTTGGTTTCGCAAGATATCTCCAGAGCAACATGATGGCCGCCACATTATGTGGATCACCGATGTACATG GCCCCAGAGGTGATCATGTCCCAGAACTACGATGCTAAAGCGGACCTGTGGAGCATTGGGACTGTCATTTACCAGTGCCTGGTGGGAAAGCCACCATTCCAg GCGAACAGTCCCCAAGACTTGAGgatgttttatgaaaagaacAAGACTCTTGTGCCAAA CATCCCAAGAGAAACGTCTCCTCATCTACAATCTCTGCTTCTGGGTCTGCTTCAGAGGAACCAGAAGGACCGTATGGATTTTG ATGCTTTCTTTATTCATCCTTTCATGGACCCAACAtcaactataaaaaaat CATGCCCTGTGCCAGTGCCTAAATGTCCTGGCTTGGTCTCAGACAGCACGTGTGGCAGCTCTCCATCCTGTCGTTATATCTCTCCTCCA TCACTACCAGACATGCAGATTCTCCCTGAGGACGTGCTGTCTTCTCCTCCTCTTGGCCATCCCAACTACCTGCAGCTGTCCAAAGAGTCGGGTGGCAGCACCAGCAGCAAGAACTCCTCATGTGATACTGATGACTTTGTGCTGGTGCCGCATCTCTCTGGAGAGCAGTCCT ATGACCTTCCGATGGGGGCTGTTGGTCGCAGGCCGTCCAGTGAATTCCTATTGTGTGGAGG GCAGCCTCAGCCATCTGCTGGACAGACTCCAATGGTGTCACCGCGAAGCGAGACCACCCCCATACCTGTGCCCACACAGGTACGAAACTACCAGCGTATCAAGCAGAATCTCTCCAGCAGCCCAACAACTACACTTTACGGCTCTCCCAG GTCAGGCACAGTGCGCCGCTCCAACACTAGCCCCATGGGCTTCCCTAAAATGGTTTCTGGGTCTCCCAGTGCGGCAGACACAGCACAAACCATAGGGCGACGTCTTTCAACAGGCAGCTCTCGACCTTACTCCCCCTCTCCACTAG TGGGGACTATTCCTGAACAACTCGGCCACTGCTGCTGCGGACATCCCCAAAGCCACGAGGCACGCAGTCGCAGTTCTTCAGGCG GTTCCCATGGACCCTCCTCTCAACTACTAGGAGCTCGTCTTCACAGCGCGCCCACGCTAACTGACATCTACCAGAATAGGCAAAAGCTACATAAGCAGCTGTCTGACCCAGTACACCCCACCTCATCCGCCTACCCCACCAGCCACTCCCCGCAGCTCAGTCGCCCCGGCAACCTGGGTACCTCACCAACCAAACACCTTGGCTCCTCTCCTCGGACCTCTGACTGGTTAACCAAGTCGCCTCTACCCACCATTATTGGCTCTCCAACTAag GTATCTGCTCCCTTCAAAATCCCTAAAACTCAAGCTTCATGCAATCTTCTTGCCCTGGGATCTCAGCAGGGTATACCCGAGAACCCCAACCCAACTAAAATACGTGACCTCTGTGCTCATCATTGCTTGGCGTATCCTAGCAGCCGCCAATCAGCGCCCGAGGCCAGCAAGACTTCCTTTGGCAG GTCTGTGAGTGCTGGACGACTATCTGAACAGCCAGTAAGAATCACTTTGGGAGGACAGCCATACCAGGGCAGCACAGATAGCCTCAACACAGAGAGACCTATGGACACAG TAGGCTCCAACAGCTCAGCAGGCTCCTTGTGCTCCACCAGTGGAAAGGTGTATATGGGCTCTCCCCCGGGTATGACTGTCGGCAGCTCCCCGCCTGGAGCTGAAGCAGGTCCAAGCAGTTTGCGCTACGTCCCTTATGGCACCTCCCCACCCAGCTTGGAAGGATTCATCACCTTTGAAGCACCGGAACTGCCGGAGGAGACACTAATGGAG CGCGAGCACACGGACACTCTGATGCACCTACGCATGATGCTATCCTTCGCTGACTGCGTGCTAGAGATCGCTTCTCTTCGGGCCGGAGGGCAAGATTTAAGTGCGTCTGCTTCCTCGCTTTATGCACCTCAGGACAGCGTGGTAGTGGATCAGATCAGCCAGCTTAGCAAGGAGTGGAG GCAGATGGAGCAGTTGGTGTTGTACATGAAAGCCGCACAGCTGCTGGCCTCCTCGCTACACTTGGCCAAGGCTCAGATCAAGTCTGGCAAGCTCAATCCATCCACGGCTGTCAAACAAG TGATAAAAAGTCTGAATGAGCGGTACAAAAGTTGCATTCCTCTGTGCCGCCGCCTCACGGACAAACTGAACCACTTCTTCTCCGATAAGCAGCAAATCGTCGACGAGATCAACAGCGTGACGGCGGAGAAGCTCATATATAACCATGCTGTAGAGATG GTGCAGTCAGCGGCACTAGATGAGATGTTCCAGCACACAGAAGACATTGCGTATCGCTACAACAAATCCTCGCTGCTTTTAGAAGGCCTGTTGAAGATTCTCCAAGATCCAGCTGATATTGAAAATGTCATGAAAT ACAAGGCAAGCGTGGACCGGAGGATCTCTGCTTTGTGTTACTGCACCGTTACCCTGTATGAATAA